A stretch of the Lineus longissimus chromosome 10, tnLinLong1.2, whole genome shotgun sequence genome encodes the following:
- the LOC135494922 gene encoding uncharacterized protein LOC135494922, with translation MRPIPISVAVLAAGLLVATVANSIEGASVLGKMLRMKRGMHGVVRLPYHVDVDKKARAECHAKHLIYNSSTRKCCARSEYYYEGTGKCMSVLPKGMCPKGKKIDWTRGLYHSPLCINDNDKAAKQLAEKPVLNGQEKKYMRKILTPKGKPAKHQVAKTKKHLTKDQKKKLDIKKAQMAAFKAMQKANRKKQKANKTKTAGEEANKQEEEGKQKEKGKQKKMNAKKS, from the exons ATGAGGCCAATACCTATTTCAGTGGCCGTCTTGGCCGCAGGCCTACTCGTGGCAACAGTTG CCAACAGCATAGAGGGAGCTTCAG TGCTCGGGAAGATGTTACGAATGAAAAGAGGCATGCACGGCGTGGTCAGGTTGCCATACCACGTTGATGTCGACAAGAAGGCAAGAGCCG AATGTCATGCGAAGCACCTTATCTATAACTCCTCCACTCGCAAGTGCTGCGCCAGGTCGGAATATTACTATGAAGGGACTGGGAAGTGTATGAGCGTGT TGCCAAAAGGAATGTGTCCGAAGGGCAAAAAAATAGACTGGACCAGGGGGTTGTACCATTCGCCTCTATGCATCAACG ATAACGACAAAGCGGCAAAACAATTGGCAGAAAAGCCTGTGTTAAACGGGCAAGAGAAGAAATACATGAGAAAAATACTGACTCCGAAAGGAAAGCCCGCCAAACATCAGGTCGCCAAGACCAAGAAGCACCTGACCAAAGATCAGAAGAAAAAACTTGACATAAAGAAAGCGCAAATGGCCGCGTTCAAAGCTATGCAAAAGGCCAACAGAAAGAAGCAGAAAGCAAACAAGACGAAGACGGCAGGGGAAGAGGCAAacaaacaagaagaagaaggcaaacaaaaagaaaaaggcaaacaaaaaaagatgaatGCCAAGAAATCGTAG